The nucleotide sequence CTGATAATAATTGGAAACTTGAGTATGAGAATGACAAATATACCTTTAACGGAAATATTCTGGTCGATAAAGCTGATTTAGTTTATGCTTCAAAAAATGAAAAAGACGCAAGATACAATAATAGATTAGTTTATAAATTTGTTGAAGACAGTTCAAAAATAAATTGGAAAACACAAAAGTTTATCAGAATATTAAATGAAAGTAACGGAAAGAAAAAAATAGTAAAGGCAAACCAAACAAAATTTGATTTTAAGACAAATATCATAATTAAAAATATCGCTACATTTAATTTTTTAATAAATCCTGAATTGAATCAGAAACTAAATGTAGAAACAACCGGACAGCTTGAATTTGAAACACTTTCTAGCGGATTAAAAACACAAGGTACACTTGCTCTTTTAGATGGTTCAAGATTGGAGTTTTTCAAGACATTCGACGCGAAAGGAACAATTAGATTTGAATCTGATGTTACCGATCCGCATTTAAATATTGTAGCGACATACATAGGAGAAATAGATAATTTTGAACAGCCTGGCAGAACTGAAGAAGTAGCTGTAAAACTTAAAATAAATTCACCTCTTTCAAAATTAGGTGAAAATCTAACAGGTGAAAATGAGAATTTATCTGTTTATGTTGGAAGATCTGCAATTGAAAATGATATACCGGATTCAAAGTATGACGCTTCAAATGCATTGACTTTTATTTTATTAAACCAATTAAGTATGGATATCACCGACGAACAAAGAACAACATTAATGGACGTTGCTGAAAATACGGCATATTCATTTCTTGGCTCGCAATTAACAAGTTATTTTTCATCAGCGTTGGGAGGATTAGTCAGCAATATTAGACTAAACAAATATTCAAGCGATTACTACAAATTACTTTTTTTCCGGAAAATATAATAACATCCGTTATTCATTCGGCGGAAACACAAAATACATGGAATGGAATAAAACAGATATTAAACTGGAATATTTGTTTAATCCAAGTTTTCTAATTCGCTTGGAACAAAAGGATCCGATTGTTGAAACAACAACCGGAGAAAAAATTCAAGAATTAGGATTAAAATATAAATTCGAGTTCTAATGAAAAATTTAATTAAAGAATACTTTACCACAAATCCGAATACAGTCGCAAATTCTAAAATTCTTGCAAAGATCCTAAAAATTAAAAATAAGGATTATGAATTTTTTAAGCAGGAACTAAACGCCTTATTAAAAGAAGGTATTCTAAAAAAAAGCGGGAAACGTTATAAAATGAATAGCGAGGCAAAAAAGAAATTGGTTGGAGAACTGCAGCTTGTTAACGGACAAAATTATGGTTTTGTGATATTTAAAGATAAAAATTTAAGCGACGTTTATGTTTCGGAAAAAAATCTTAATACGGCATTTGACGGAGATAAAGTTGAAGTAGCATTATTTGCTAAAAGAACCGGGAAAAATTTAGAAGGTGAAATCACTAAGATTGTTGAACGGAAAAGAAAAGAAATAGTAGGAGTTCTCAGAAAATCTAAATCATTTTATTTTGTTGAACCCGACGATTCAAAAATTCATAGAGATTTTTATATTACCTCAAAAAAAATCAATAATGCTAAAGAAGGCGATAAAGTTGTAGTTTCTAAAATTGAATGGGATAACGCACATTTAAATCCCGAAGGAACAATTTCTGAAGTGCTGGGCAAATCAGGCTCGTACGATGCGGAAATTGCTTCAATTGCAAGAGAGTTTGGAATAAAATATAAATTCCCAAATTCAGTTTTAAAAGAAGCAAAAGGACTTTCTGATGAAATTTCCGAAGAAGAAATTTTAAAAAGAACCGACTTCAGGAATGTAAATGTTTTTACAATTGATCCTAAAACCGCAAAAGATTTTGATGACGCGGTTTCAATACAAAAATTGGAAAATGGAAATTCGCTTATAGGAATTCATATTGCCGATGTGAGTAATTTTGTTAAACCTGGAACTCACATTTTTAAAGAAGCCGAAAGCCGAGGAACAAGTGTTTACATTGTTGGAAAAGTAATCCCAATGCTTCCGGAAAATCTCTCAAATAAAATTTGCTCTTTGGTACCGAACGAAGACCGGCTTACTTTCAGTATTTTGGTAGAATTCGATAGTTCCTTTAAGCAGAAAAATTATCAAATTGTAAAAACCGTTATCAACAGCAAACGTCGATTTACTTATGATGAAGTTCAAGAAATAATAGATACATCTAAGGGTGATTTTGCAAATGAAATTATAAATATAAATGAAATCGCAAGATATTTACGAAACGAACGAACGAAAAACGGAAGTATAAACTTTACAACACCGGACATTGAATTTGATCTTGATAAAAATGGAATTCCAATATCTATAAAAATCAAGGAAAGCAATGAAAGTCACCAATTAATTGAAGAATTTATGCTTCTCGCGAACAGAATAATTTCTGAACACATAAGTAAAACGAAGAAGAAAGAAAAAAATCCATTTGTTTATAGAATTCACGATTTGCCGAGTGAAGAAAAAATTTTGGAATTTGCTAAATTTGTTCAATCATTAGGCTATTCTTTTAATCCTCAGGTTACAAATAAAAGCAGGGAACTTCAGAAACTTTTAGAAAAAGTTAAAGGAACGGAAGAAGAAGCCGTAATTAATGAAATTGCAATCCGCTCAATGGCAAAAGCAGTTTACTCGACAAAAAATATCGGTCATTACGGTTTAGGCTTTAAATATTATTCTCATTTTACTTCGCCAATTAGACGATTTCCTGATTTGATAGCTCATCTTCTAATTTTTGATTATTTAAATGAAGAAAAACCACAATTTACCTGGAGACAGTTGGATGAATTCTGCGAACATTCTTCTTTCATGGAAAGAAATGCGGCAAGTGCGGAAAGGCTTTCGGTAAAATTGAAACAAATTGAGTTTCTGCAGGATAAAATAGGTCAAACTTTCAGCGGAATTATTTCGGGTGTAGCACATTTCGGAATCTTTGTGGAACTAAATGAAAATTTAGCCGAAGGTTTAATTTCGATGAGAGATTTGGAAGATGATTTTTACATTCTTGACGAAAAAACTTATTCAATCCGCGGCAAAAACAATGGAAAACAGTTTAGATTAGGCGATAAAGTAACTGTTAAGTTAAAAAAAGTTAATGAAGAAAAAAGAGAGATTGATTTTACTCTTTCTTAAAAATTATTTTATTTTTATAATATCACGGATTTGATTCGGAACTTAAGATGAAAATAAAAATTTTATTATTTAGTATAATATTTTCAAATTTGATACTTGCTCAATTTGGAAAAAACCGCGTTCAATATAGAGATCATGATTGGTATTATATTCAA is from Ignavibacteriota bacterium and encodes:
- the rnr gene encoding ribonuclease R, with the protein product MKNLIKEYFTTNPNTVANSKILAKILKIKNKDYEFFKQELNALLKEGILKKSGKRYKMNSEAKKKLVGELQLVNGQNYGFVIFKDKNLSDVYVSEKNLNTAFDGDKVEVALFAKRTGKNLEGEITKIVERKRKEIVGVLRKSKSFYFVEPDDSKIHRDFYITSKKINNAKEGDKVVVSKIEWDNAHLNPEGTISEVLGKSGSYDAEIASIAREFGIKYKFPNSVLKEAKGLSDEISEEEILKRTDFRNVNVFTIDPKTAKDFDDAVSIQKLENGNSLIGIHIADVSNFVKPGTHIFKEAESRGTSVYIVGKVIPMLPENLSNKICSLVPNEDRLTFSILVEFDSSFKQKNYQIVKTVINSKRRFTYDEVQEIIDTSKGDFANEIININEIARYLRNERTKNGSINFTTPDIEFDLDKNGIPISIKIKESNESHQLIEEFMLLANRIISEHISKTKKKEKNPFVYRIHDLPSEEKILEFAKFVQSLGYSFNPQVTNKSRELQKLLEKVKGTEEEAVINEIAIRSMAKAVYSTKNIGHYGLGFKYYSHFTSPIRRFPDLIAHLLIFDYLNEEKPQFTWRQLDEFCEHSSFMERNAASAERLSVKLKQIEFLQDKIGQTFSGIISGVAHFGIFVELNENLAEGLISMRDLEDDFYILDEKTYSIRGKNNGKQFRLGDKVTVKLKKVNEEKREIDFTLS